GGTGCGGTCTCCGTCCCGATTTATGAAACATCCTCGCCGTCCCAGGTTGCATGGATCCTCAGCGATTCCGGCGCCGTGGGCGTGGTTGTGGAAGCTGCCCGCCACGAGAACGTGGTCCGGCAGGCAGCGGTGGAGGAGGACCTGGGTGCCGTCGCCAATGTGTGGCAGATCGACGGCCAAGGCCTCGATGAGCTCCGCACCGCCGGCGCGTCCGTGCCCGACACGGAACTTGATGCACGCCGCGCCAGGGCCACGCTGGAGGACACCGCCACCATCATTTACACCTCGGGAACCACCGGCCGGCCCAAGGGCTGCGAGCTGACCCACGGAAATTTTGTGAACCTGTCCCGCAATGCCGCAGCCGCCCAGCCCGAGGTGTGCCGCGAGGGTGCGCAGACCATCATGTTCCTGCCGCTGGCCCACGTGTTCGCACGGTTCATTTCGGTGCTGTGTGTTACCTCCGGCGCCACCGTGGCGCACACCCCCGACGTCAAGAACCTGCTTCCGGACCTGCAGAGCTTCAAACCGGACTTCCTGCTGGTGGTCCCCCGGGTCTTCGAAAAGGTCTACAACTCCTCCATGCTGAAGGCGGAGGACGGCGGCAAGGGCAAGATCTTCCATGCCGGCGCCAAAACGGCCATTGAATGGTCCAAGGCGCAGGAAACCGGCAAGGTGCCGCTGAGCCTGAAGGTCAAGCACGCCGTTTTCGACCGTCTCCTCTACGGCAAGATCCGCACCGCCATGGGCGGGCAGGTCAAGTACGCGATTTCGGGAGGCGCCCCGCTGGGCGACCGCCTGGGCCATTTTTTCCACGGCATTGGCGTCACGGTCCTGGAAGGCTACGGCCTGACCGAGACAACGGCGCCGGTCACCGTGAACACCCCCAAGCTGACCAAGATCGGCACGGTGGGCGCGCCGCTGCCGGGCAACGCAGTGAAAATAGCCGACGACGGCGAGATCCTCGCCAAGGGCGTCAGCGTCATGAAGGGCTACTACAACCGCCCGGACCTCACCGCGGACAACTTCACGGACGGCTGGTTCCGCACCGGGGACATTGGCCAGCTGGACAATGATGGCTTCCTGAAGATCACCGGCCGCAAGAAGGAAATCATCGTTACCGCCAGCGGCAAGAACGTCATTCCGGCGGTGCTGGAGGACAGCATCCGCGCCGATGCGATTGTGTCCCAGTGCGTTGTGGTGGGCGACCAGCGGCCGTTTATCTCAGCCCTGATCACGCTGGACGAGGAAGCGCTTCCGGGGTGGCTCGAGCGGCACAAGCTGCCGGCCGGCACCACGGTGGCCGAAGCCGGGCAGACGGAGCAGCTGCAGCAGGAAATCCAGGCGCTCGTGGAATCCGCGAATAAGACCGTGTCCCAGGCCGAGGCCATCAAGGTCTTCCGCGTGGTTCCCTCGGACTTCACCGAAGCCAGCGGACACCTGACGCCGTCCCTGAAGATCAAGCGCGCACAGGTCCTGAAGGACTTCTCCGCCGTGGTGGAGGATATCTACAGCGGCCAGAAGGTCTAGCCGGCGCCACCGGGGTTCAACCGGCTGCGCAGGGGTTGAACCAGCTGCGCAGGGCACAACAAAAGGGCGGGTCCGGATCACCGGGCCCGCCCTTTCCGCTGCCGTTAGCGGTTATCCTGCGGCGCCGGCAGTCCCGGTGCGCAGCGACAACAGCGCGTTTTCCACCACTTCGGTCAGGGCCGGATGGATCCAGTACTGCCCCGATGCCATGGTTGCCGCGTCCAGCCCGAAGGACATGGCCTGGATCAGGGGCTGAATCAGCATGGACGCCTCATGCCCCATGATGTGTGCGCCTAGCAGCTTGCCGGTGTCCTTCTCGGCCAGCAGCTTCACGAATCCCGTGGTGTCTTCCATGGCCCAGCCGTACGCGGTGGACCCATATTCCTGGACAGCCACAGCGAGCTCCACGCCGCGGGCTTCGGTGTCCCGGCATGCCTCTTCCTCGGTCATGCCCACGGAGGCAATCTGCGGGCTGCTGAAGACGGCTGACGGAACAAACCGGTGGTCGCTGGCGCGGAGGTCCC
This genomic interval from Arthrobacter citreus contains the following:
- a CDS encoding AMP-dependent synthetase/ligase; the encoded protein is MREYSVPPLVESPLETNITDLLLEQAAKPSNPALFSVRGADGAWAPITATEFLKDVRLIAKGFTAAGVQPGDRVGIMARTRYEWTLVDFALWFAGAVSVPIYETSSPSQVAWILSDSGAVGVVVEAARHENVVRQAAVEEDLGAVANVWQIDGQGLDELRTAGASVPDTELDARRARATLEDTATIIYTSGTTGRPKGCELTHGNFVNLSRNAAAAQPEVCREGAQTIMFLPLAHVFARFISVLCVTSGATVAHTPDVKNLLPDLQSFKPDFLLVVPRVFEKVYNSSMLKAEDGGKGKIFHAGAKTAIEWSKAQETGKVPLSLKVKHAVFDRLLYGKIRTAMGGQVKYAISGGAPLGDRLGHFFHGIGVTVLEGYGLTETTAPVTVNTPKLTKIGTVGAPLPGNAVKIADDGEILAKGVSVMKGYYNRPDLTADNFTDGWFRTGDIGQLDNDGFLKITGRKKEIIVTASGKNVIPAVLEDSIRADAIVSQCVVVGDQRPFISALITLDEEALPGWLERHKLPAGTTVAEAGQTEQLQQEIQALVESANKTVSQAEAIKVFRVVPSDFTEASGHLTPSLKIKRAQVLKDFSAVVEDIYSGQKV